The following coding sequences are from one Eucalyptus grandis isolate ANBG69807.140 chromosome 11, ASM1654582v1, whole genome shotgun sequence window:
- the LOC104424307 gene encoding uncharacterized protein LOC104424307: MRSVSRATMMLVVVVAIVVTMSNELVHGQTSPSQCKEERKQLESNCRPVIFGRQPTPQCCARVRATHVECVCPYVTPKLAALLGVDRTIKQIEGCGRTVPRNFKCGSVTTPP, encoded by the exons ATGAGATCGGTGTCACGAGCGACGATGATGCTGGTGGTGGTCGTGGCGATAGTCGTGACCATGAGCAACGAGCTGGTGCATGGCCAGACGAGCCCGAGCCAGTGCAAGGAAGAGAGGAAGCAGTTGGAGAGCAATTGCAGGCCTGTGATATTCGGGAGACAGCCGACTCCCCAGTGCTGCGCGAGAGTGAGGGCGACTCATGTCGAGTGCGTGTGCCCTTATGTCACTCCCAAACTGGCCGCTCTTCTCGGCGTCGATCGCACCATCAAGCAGATTGAGGGCTGCGGAAGGACCGTCCCTCGCAACTTCAAGTGTGGAA GTGTCACCACCCCTCCTTGA
- the LOC104424309 gene encoding uncharacterized protein LOC104424309: protein MGRKRRSSGTAGMQLLVLWLVMRGAWDVAALTPGQCKEERNRIEEACRSSFLAKQNVSPACCQRVRVTHFVECICPISPQLASLIRAYGVKRLVGEIRRCGGTIPRNYKCGSITTPP, encoded by the exons AtggggaggaagaggaggagttCGGGGACGGCGGGGATGCAACTGCTTGTGCTTTGGCTGGTGATGCGGGGTGCTTGGGACGTCGCTGCGTTGACTCCTGGGCAGTGCAAGGAGGAGAGGAACCGCATCGAGGAGGCGTGCCGGTCGTCGTTCCTGGCGAAACAGAACGTGTCTCCGGCGTGCTGTCAGAGGGTGAGGGTCACGCATTTCGTGGAGTGCATCTGTCCCATCTCCCCCCAGTTAGCTTCCCTCATTCGGGCCTACGGGGTTAAGCGTCTCGTGGGCGAGATCCGGAGGTGTGGCGGCACCATCCCTCGCAACTACAAATGTGGAA GTATCACTACTCCCCCATGA
- the LOC104424310 gene encoding ATP-dependent DNA helicase SRS2-like protein At4g25120 isoform X2, with translation MSNENAEASSQEQITEAQMARISHKFRAAKALLARKRPSLSPSFPDALRRRLENEIPPSPLSSVRRIPLSEISTNAPSSKGLEPLGSGLGEVIREARISAQDGRELDSYRTPAKRPECCGVGDPFSNCSILDDAFDDALLEELDALSEGKSSTCEAGDHVGPIRRESAAQVSCSVDLDASAAFVAVDDNAGSGERGIPDGDDFRVAKSMSMPEGYSKYLDSLNERQQEAACTDISVPLMIVAGPGSGKTSTMVGRILTLLNQGLDPSNILAMTFTTAAASEMRDRIGTIAGKEAAKDLTISTFHSFSLQLCRSHAEKIERTPEFQIFGHGQQRKAVIEALRLLEQENSKQNNDIGDLSEDPNGLTSPQLFKDRSKKWQKFVTQAKASGKTPQDCSKSGNDTGAAILHNYNDILRSCDALDYHDLINCSMKLLTDFPEVLKECQDMYKAIIIDEFQDTSAMQYNLLRILASHNRITIVGDDDQSIFSFSGANISGFDSFREDFPMHKEIRLVKNYRSTGCIVEAASSLIKNNVKRRQFKNVLTDNSTGSKITVKECRNEDAQCTFVIDKILEAMSSGSTANCSYGDIAILYRRQVSGKPFQSAFRERKIPFNVHGVAFYRKKVVRAIIAMLKSAVPGCDDGPYRQVLKVLLPFEKEEKKRVINHIDKISTVRKCSFISVASDIFSAKLSGTFKRSQLTQGRKVLSTLEMISRLVHREQSISTVIASVANMIPQVLQYLLDDVSSFLSTHALVAEGDTDTKEEVGGCGNVLKAFLDHISERERENFRSRRHDNENSITLTTIHQSKGLEWDIVFIVKANESEIPLLHEFDGATTEIGTSLEEERRLLYVAMTRARRKIFILYIMMGSSWQMLQPSRFLRELPVHLLDVQIELSAKDLKPKDQVTSKDNTEVPIIFTREIQCPDAELLPCEHSYQNDMAAKDSGAMVDIYDGNSFLKRFNVEDRSFVSHMFHQWAKKQAFKDPKRLLDKVGFVIDERMRVNKNKHKDLLHALKSCLKSDEAIHYAQYVLRWEEMPAVERAHLMREKQEHFSKLKIEKSMGSAAPTSKQMSYLQKLGCTVAPASRLHASKLIEQYKSL, from the exons ATGTCGAACGAGAACGCCGAGGCCTCGTCTCAAGAGCAGATCACGGAGGCGCAGATGGCTCGAATCTCCCACAAGTTCCGAGCCGCCAAGGCCCTGCTCGCCCGCAAAcgcccctccctctctccctccttccccgACGCTCTCCGCCGCAG GCTTGAAAATGAGATTCCGCCTTCCCCGCTGTCGAGCGTCCGACGAATTCCGCTCTCGGAGATCTCGACGAACGCGCCGTCGTCGAAGGGACTCGAGCCGTTGGGCAGCGGTCTAGGCGAGGTGATTCGAGAGGCGAGGATTAGTGCACAGGACGGACGCGAATTGGATTCTTATAGGACTCCCGCGAAACGACCCGAATGCTGCGGCGTAGGCGATCCGTTCTCGAATTGTAGCATTCTAGACGATGCTTTCGACGATGCCCTCCTGGAAGAGCTTGATGCTTTGTCGGAGGGGAAATCTTCGACGTGCGAGGCAGGAGACCACGTTGGCCCCATTCGAAGGGAATCTGCGGCTCAAGTCAGCTGCTCTGTTGATCTCGACGCCAGTGCTGCCTTTGTTGCCGTCGATGACAACGCCGGGAGTGGTGAGCGAGGAATTCCTGACGGTGATGACTTTAGAGTTGCCAAGAGCATGAGCATGCCCGAAGGGTACTCGAAGTACTTGGATTCTCTGAATGAAAGGCAACAAGAAGCGGCTTGCACTGATATCTCAGTTCCTTTGATGATTGTTGCTGGTCCAGGCAGTGGAAag ACTTCAACTATGGTTGGGCGCATTTTGACATTACTTAATCAG GGTCTTGACCCTTCAAACATTCTAGCAATGACTTTCACCACTGCAGCTGCTTCTGAAATGAGAGACAGAATTGGAACCATTGCTGGGAAGGAAGCAGCTAAAGACCTTACAATCAgcacatttcattcattttcattgcaACTCTGCCGTAGTCATGCTGAAAA GATAGAGCGTACCCCAGAATTTCAGATATTTGGCCATGGACAACAGAGAAAAGCAGTCATTGAGGCCCTAAGATTGTTAGAACAAGAAAACAGTaaacaaaataatgatattGGTGACCTTTCTGAAGATCCCAATGGCTTGACATCTCCACAGCTTTTCAAGGATAGATCGAAGAAGTGGCAGAAGTTTGTTACTCAG GCTAAAGCTTCAGGAAAGACACCTCAAGATTGCAGTAAGTCGGGCAATGATACTGGA GCTGCAATTCTTCACAACTACAATGATATATTGAGATCTTGTGATGCTTTGGATTACCATGACCTTATTAACTGTTCCATGAAGTTGCTCACTGATTTTCCAGAAG TGCTCAAGGAATGTCAGGATATGTATAAGGCCATCATAATAGATGAGTTCCAAGATACAAGTGCCATGCAGTATAATCTCTTGCGGATTCTTGCATCTCATAACCGCATAACTATTGTTGGAGATGATGATCAA tcaatttttagttttagtgGAGCGAATATATCTGGGTTTGATTCTTTTCGTGAAGATTTTCCAATGCATAAAGAG ATTAGATTAGTAAAGAATTACCGTTCCACTGGGTGTATTGTCGAGGCTGCATCATCTCTCATTAAAAATAATGTGAAGAGGCGCCAATTCAAGAATGTCCTCACTGATAATTCCACAGGATCTAAG ATTACTGTCAAAGAATGTCGCAATGAGGACGCACAGTGTACATTTGTTATTGACAAGATTCTGGAAGCCATGTCTAGTGGTTCCACTGCTAATTGCTCTTATGGAGATATTGCAATCCTTTACCGTAGGCAG GTCTCTGGCAAACCATTCCAAAGTGCCTTtcgagaaagaaaaattcctttTAACGTGCATGGTGTGGCCTTTTACAGGAAAAAG GTAGTTAGAGCCATAATTGCTATGCTCAAGTCAGCAGTGCCTGGCTGTGATGATGGTCCATATCGACAAGTCTTGAAGGTTTTGCTTCCTtttgagaaagaggaaaagaagagg GTAATTAACCATATAGACAAGATATCCACTGTGAGAAAGTGCAGCTTCATATCTGTTGCCTCTGACATCTTTAGTGCAAAACTTTCCGGAACATTTAAGAG GAGTCAACTTACACAAGGACGCAAGGTGTTGTCGACTTTGGAGATGATATCTAGACTGGTTCACAGG GAGCAATCGATTTCCACTGTGATAGCTTCAGTGGCAAATATGATTCCACAG GTTCTTCAGTACCTACTGGATGATGTGTCAAGCTTCTTATCAACTCATGCACTGGTTGCAGAAGGCGATACAGACACAAAAGAAGAAGTAGGAGGCTGTGGCAATGTGCTCAAAGCTTTTCTTGACCATATaagtgagagagaaagggaaaattttcGTTCACGGAGACATGACAATGAAAATTCCATAACATTGACCACTATTCATCAG TCAAAAGGCTTAGAGTGGGACATTGTTTTCATAGTGAAG GCAAATGAATCTGAGATCCCACTTTTACATGAATTTGACGGTGCTACTACGGAGATTGGGACTTCTTTGGAG GAGGAAAGGCGCCTCTTATATGTGGCAATGACTCGTGCCCGAcggaaaattttcattttgtataTTATGATGGGCTCTAGTTGGCAG ATGTTGCAACCATCACGTTTTCTGAGAGAACTCCCAGTTCATCTTCTAGATGTTCAA ATTGAATTGAgtgcaaaagatttaaaaccAAAAGATCAAGTGACTTCAAAGGACAATACGGAAGTTCCCATTATTTTTACAAGAGAAATACAATGTCCTGATGCCGAACTGTTGCCCTGTGAGCACAGCTATCAGAATGACATGGCTGCCAAGGATTCAGGTGCTATGGTGGACATTTATGATGGAAATAGTTTCTTGAAAAG ATTTAATGTTGAGGACAGATCATTTGTTTCTCATATGTTCCATCAATGGGCCAAAAAGCAAGCATTTAAAGATCCCAAAAGGTTGCTTGATAAG GTTGGATTTGTGATTGATGAGCGGATGAGGGTCAATAAGAACAAGCACAAG GATCTCCTGCATGCATTGAAATCTTGCTTGAAGTCTGATGAAGCAATTCACTATGCACAATAT GTTTTGAGGTGGGAAGAAATGCCTGCTGTTGAACGTGCTCATTTGATGCGGGAGAAACAg GAGCACTTCTCAAAACTAAAGATAGAGAAGTCTATGGGTTCAGCAGCACCAACATCAAAGCAG ATGTCTTATCTGCAAAAGTTGGGATGTACAGTTGCCCCTGCATCACGCCTCCATGCTTCTAAACTGATTGAGCAGTACAAATCACTGTAA
- the LOC104424310 gene encoding ATP-dependent DNA helicase SRS2-like protein At4g25120 isoform X1 has protein sequence MSNENAEASSQEQITEAQMARISHKFRAAKALLARKRPSLSPSFPDALRRRLENEIPPSPLSSVRRIPLSEISTNAPSSKGLEPLGSGLGEVIREARISAQDGRELDSYRTPAKRPECCGVGDPFSNCSILDDAFDDALLEELDALSEGKSSTCEAGDHVGPIRRESAAQVSCSVDLDASAAFVAVDDNAGSGERGIPDGDDFRVAKSMSMPEGYSKYLDSLNERQQEAACTDISVPLMIVAGPGSGKTSTMVGRILTLLNQGLDPSNILAMTFTTAAASEMRDRIGTIAGKEAAKDLTISTFHSFSLQLCRSHAEKIERTPEFQIFGHGQQRKAVIEALRLLEQENSKQNNDIGDLSEDPNGLTSPQLFKDRSKKWQKFVTQAKASGKTPQDCSKSGNDTGAAILHNYNDILRSCDALDYHDLINCSMKLLTDFPEVLKECQDMYKAIIIDEFQDTSAMQYNLLRILASHNRITIVGDDDQSIFSFSGANISGFDSFREDFPMHKEIRLVKNYRSTGCIVEAASSLIKNNVKRRQFKNVLTDNSTGSKITVKECRNEDAQCTFVIDKILEAMSSGSTANCSYGDIAILYRRQVSGKPFQSAFRERKIPFNVHGVAFYRKKVVRAIIAMLKSAVPGCDDGPYRQVLKVLLPFEKEEKKRVINHIDKISTVRKCSFISVASDIFSAKLSGTFKRSQLTQGRKVLSTLEMISRLVHREQSISTVIASVANMIPQKYLLEQQAVLNVDGRKLLNEDSDLRSVLQYLLDDVSSFLSTHALVAEGDTDTKEEVGGCGNVLKAFLDHISERERENFRSRRHDNENSITLTTIHQSKGLEWDIVFIVKANESEIPLLHEFDGATTEIGTSLEEERRLLYVAMTRARRKIFILYIMMGSSWQMLQPSRFLRELPVHLLDVQIELSAKDLKPKDQVTSKDNTEVPIIFTREIQCPDAELLPCEHSYQNDMAAKDSGAMVDIYDGNSFLKRFNVEDRSFVSHMFHQWAKKQAFKDPKRLLDKVGFVIDERMRVNKNKHKDLLHALKSCLKSDEAIHYAQYVLRWEEMPAVERAHLMREKQEHFSKLKIEKSMGSAAPTSKQMSYLQKLGCTVAPASRLHASKLIEQYKSL, from the exons ATGTCGAACGAGAACGCCGAGGCCTCGTCTCAAGAGCAGATCACGGAGGCGCAGATGGCTCGAATCTCCCACAAGTTCCGAGCCGCCAAGGCCCTGCTCGCCCGCAAAcgcccctccctctctccctccttccccgACGCTCTCCGCCGCAG GCTTGAAAATGAGATTCCGCCTTCCCCGCTGTCGAGCGTCCGACGAATTCCGCTCTCGGAGATCTCGACGAACGCGCCGTCGTCGAAGGGACTCGAGCCGTTGGGCAGCGGTCTAGGCGAGGTGATTCGAGAGGCGAGGATTAGTGCACAGGACGGACGCGAATTGGATTCTTATAGGACTCCCGCGAAACGACCCGAATGCTGCGGCGTAGGCGATCCGTTCTCGAATTGTAGCATTCTAGACGATGCTTTCGACGATGCCCTCCTGGAAGAGCTTGATGCTTTGTCGGAGGGGAAATCTTCGACGTGCGAGGCAGGAGACCACGTTGGCCCCATTCGAAGGGAATCTGCGGCTCAAGTCAGCTGCTCTGTTGATCTCGACGCCAGTGCTGCCTTTGTTGCCGTCGATGACAACGCCGGGAGTGGTGAGCGAGGAATTCCTGACGGTGATGACTTTAGAGTTGCCAAGAGCATGAGCATGCCCGAAGGGTACTCGAAGTACTTGGATTCTCTGAATGAAAGGCAACAAGAAGCGGCTTGCACTGATATCTCAGTTCCTTTGATGATTGTTGCTGGTCCAGGCAGTGGAAag ACTTCAACTATGGTTGGGCGCATTTTGACATTACTTAATCAG GGTCTTGACCCTTCAAACATTCTAGCAATGACTTTCACCACTGCAGCTGCTTCTGAAATGAGAGACAGAATTGGAACCATTGCTGGGAAGGAAGCAGCTAAAGACCTTACAATCAgcacatttcattcattttcattgcaACTCTGCCGTAGTCATGCTGAAAA GATAGAGCGTACCCCAGAATTTCAGATATTTGGCCATGGACAACAGAGAAAAGCAGTCATTGAGGCCCTAAGATTGTTAGAACAAGAAAACAGTaaacaaaataatgatattGGTGACCTTTCTGAAGATCCCAATGGCTTGACATCTCCACAGCTTTTCAAGGATAGATCGAAGAAGTGGCAGAAGTTTGTTACTCAG GCTAAAGCTTCAGGAAAGACACCTCAAGATTGCAGTAAGTCGGGCAATGATACTGGA GCTGCAATTCTTCACAACTACAATGATATATTGAGATCTTGTGATGCTTTGGATTACCATGACCTTATTAACTGTTCCATGAAGTTGCTCACTGATTTTCCAGAAG TGCTCAAGGAATGTCAGGATATGTATAAGGCCATCATAATAGATGAGTTCCAAGATACAAGTGCCATGCAGTATAATCTCTTGCGGATTCTTGCATCTCATAACCGCATAACTATTGTTGGAGATGATGATCAA tcaatttttagttttagtgGAGCGAATATATCTGGGTTTGATTCTTTTCGTGAAGATTTTCCAATGCATAAAGAG ATTAGATTAGTAAAGAATTACCGTTCCACTGGGTGTATTGTCGAGGCTGCATCATCTCTCATTAAAAATAATGTGAAGAGGCGCCAATTCAAGAATGTCCTCACTGATAATTCCACAGGATCTAAG ATTACTGTCAAAGAATGTCGCAATGAGGACGCACAGTGTACATTTGTTATTGACAAGATTCTGGAAGCCATGTCTAGTGGTTCCACTGCTAATTGCTCTTATGGAGATATTGCAATCCTTTACCGTAGGCAG GTCTCTGGCAAACCATTCCAAAGTGCCTTtcgagaaagaaaaattcctttTAACGTGCATGGTGTGGCCTTTTACAGGAAAAAG GTAGTTAGAGCCATAATTGCTATGCTCAAGTCAGCAGTGCCTGGCTGTGATGATGGTCCATATCGACAAGTCTTGAAGGTTTTGCTTCCTtttgagaaagaggaaaagaagagg GTAATTAACCATATAGACAAGATATCCACTGTGAGAAAGTGCAGCTTCATATCTGTTGCCTCTGACATCTTTAGTGCAAAACTTTCCGGAACATTTAAGAG GAGTCAACTTACACAAGGACGCAAGGTGTTGTCGACTTTGGAGATGATATCTAGACTGGTTCACAGG GAGCAATCGATTTCCACTGTGATAGCTTCAGTGGCAAATATGATTCCACAG AAGTATCTCCTTGAGCAACAAGCAGTTCTAAATGTGGATGGAAGGAAGCTACTGAATGAAGACAGTGACCTTAGATCT GTTCTTCAGTACCTACTGGATGATGTGTCAAGCTTCTTATCAACTCATGCACTGGTTGCAGAAGGCGATACAGACACAAAAGAAGAAGTAGGAGGCTGTGGCAATGTGCTCAAAGCTTTTCTTGACCATATaagtgagagagaaagggaaaattttcGTTCACGGAGACATGACAATGAAAATTCCATAACATTGACCACTATTCATCAG TCAAAAGGCTTAGAGTGGGACATTGTTTTCATAGTGAAG GCAAATGAATCTGAGATCCCACTTTTACATGAATTTGACGGTGCTACTACGGAGATTGGGACTTCTTTGGAG GAGGAAAGGCGCCTCTTATATGTGGCAATGACTCGTGCCCGAcggaaaattttcattttgtataTTATGATGGGCTCTAGTTGGCAG ATGTTGCAACCATCACGTTTTCTGAGAGAACTCCCAGTTCATCTTCTAGATGTTCAA ATTGAATTGAgtgcaaaagatttaaaaccAAAAGATCAAGTGACTTCAAAGGACAATACGGAAGTTCCCATTATTTTTACAAGAGAAATACAATGTCCTGATGCCGAACTGTTGCCCTGTGAGCACAGCTATCAGAATGACATGGCTGCCAAGGATTCAGGTGCTATGGTGGACATTTATGATGGAAATAGTTTCTTGAAAAG ATTTAATGTTGAGGACAGATCATTTGTTTCTCATATGTTCCATCAATGGGCCAAAAAGCAAGCATTTAAAGATCCCAAAAGGTTGCTTGATAAG GTTGGATTTGTGATTGATGAGCGGATGAGGGTCAATAAGAACAAGCACAAG GATCTCCTGCATGCATTGAAATCTTGCTTGAAGTCTGATGAAGCAATTCACTATGCACAATAT GTTTTGAGGTGGGAAGAAATGCCTGCTGTTGAACGTGCTCATTTGATGCGGGAGAAACAg GAGCACTTCTCAAAACTAAAGATAGAGAAGTCTATGGGTTCAGCAGCACCAACATCAAAGCAG ATGTCTTATCTGCAAAAGTTGGGATGTACAGTTGCCCCTGCATCACGCCTCCATGCTTCTAAACTGATTGAGCAGTACAAATCACTGTAA
- the LOC104424310 gene encoding ATP-dependent DNA helicase SRS2-like protein At4g25120 isoform X3: MRDRIGTIAGKEAAKDLTISTFHSFSLQLCRSHAEKIERTPEFQIFGHGQQRKAVIEALRLLEQENSKQNNDIGDLSEDPNGLTSPQLFKDRSKKWQKFVTQAKASGKTPQDCSKSGNDTGAAILHNYNDILRSCDALDYHDLINCSMKLLTDFPEVLKECQDMYKAIIIDEFQDTSAMQYNLLRILASHNRITIVGDDDQSIFSFSGANISGFDSFREDFPMHKEIRLVKNYRSTGCIVEAASSLIKNNVKRRQFKNVLTDNSTGSKITVKECRNEDAQCTFVIDKILEAMSSGSTANCSYGDIAILYRRQVSGKPFQSAFRERKIPFNVHGVAFYRKKVVRAIIAMLKSAVPGCDDGPYRQVLKVLLPFEKEEKKRVINHIDKISTVRKCSFISVASDIFSAKLSGTFKRSQLTQGRKVLSTLEMISRLVHREQSISTVIASVANMIPQKYLLEQQAVLNVDGRKLLNEDSDLRSVLQYLLDDVSSFLSTHALVAEGDTDTKEEVGGCGNVLKAFLDHISERERENFRSRRHDNENSITLTTIHQSKGLEWDIVFIVKANESEIPLLHEFDGATTEIGTSLEEERRLLYVAMTRARRKIFILYIMMGSSWQMLQPSRFLRELPVHLLDVQIELSAKDLKPKDQVTSKDNTEVPIIFTREIQCPDAELLPCEHSYQNDMAAKDSGAMVDIYDGNSFLKRFNVEDRSFVSHMFHQWAKKQAFKDPKRLLDKVGFVIDERMRVNKNKHKDLLHALKSCLKSDEAIHYAQYVLRWEEMPAVERAHLMREKQEHFSKLKIEKSMGSAAPTSKQMSYLQKLGCTVAPASRLHASKLIEQYKSL; encoded by the exons ATGAGAGACAGAATTGGAACCATTGCTGGGAAGGAAGCAGCTAAAGACCTTACAATCAgcacatttcattcattttcattgcaACTCTGCCGTAGTCATGCTGAAAA GATAGAGCGTACCCCAGAATTTCAGATATTTGGCCATGGACAACAGAGAAAAGCAGTCATTGAGGCCCTAAGATTGTTAGAACAAGAAAACAGTaaacaaaataatgatattGGTGACCTTTCTGAAGATCCCAATGGCTTGACATCTCCACAGCTTTTCAAGGATAGATCGAAGAAGTGGCAGAAGTTTGTTACTCAG GCTAAAGCTTCAGGAAAGACACCTCAAGATTGCAGTAAGTCGGGCAATGATACTGGA GCTGCAATTCTTCACAACTACAATGATATATTGAGATCTTGTGATGCTTTGGATTACCATGACCTTATTAACTGTTCCATGAAGTTGCTCACTGATTTTCCAGAAG TGCTCAAGGAATGTCAGGATATGTATAAGGCCATCATAATAGATGAGTTCCAAGATACAAGTGCCATGCAGTATAATCTCTTGCGGATTCTTGCATCTCATAACCGCATAACTATTGTTGGAGATGATGATCAA tcaatttttagttttagtgGAGCGAATATATCTGGGTTTGATTCTTTTCGTGAAGATTTTCCAATGCATAAAGAG ATTAGATTAGTAAAGAATTACCGTTCCACTGGGTGTATTGTCGAGGCTGCATCATCTCTCATTAAAAATAATGTGAAGAGGCGCCAATTCAAGAATGTCCTCACTGATAATTCCACAGGATCTAAG ATTACTGTCAAAGAATGTCGCAATGAGGACGCACAGTGTACATTTGTTATTGACAAGATTCTGGAAGCCATGTCTAGTGGTTCCACTGCTAATTGCTCTTATGGAGATATTGCAATCCTTTACCGTAGGCAG GTCTCTGGCAAACCATTCCAAAGTGCCTTtcgagaaagaaaaattcctttTAACGTGCATGGTGTGGCCTTTTACAGGAAAAAG GTAGTTAGAGCCATAATTGCTATGCTCAAGTCAGCAGTGCCTGGCTGTGATGATGGTCCATATCGACAAGTCTTGAAGGTTTTGCTTCCTtttgagaaagaggaaaagaagagg GTAATTAACCATATAGACAAGATATCCACTGTGAGAAAGTGCAGCTTCATATCTGTTGCCTCTGACATCTTTAGTGCAAAACTTTCCGGAACATTTAAGAG GAGTCAACTTACACAAGGACGCAAGGTGTTGTCGACTTTGGAGATGATATCTAGACTGGTTCACAGG GAGCAATCGATTTCCACTGTGATAGCTTCAGTGGCAAATATGATTCCACAG AAGTATCTCCTTGAGCAACAAGCAGTTCTAAATGTGGATGGAAGGAAGCTACTGAATGAAGACAGTGACCTTAGATCT GTTCTTCAGTACCTACTGGATGATGTGTCAAGCTTCTTATCAACTCATGCACTGGTTGCAGAAGGCGATACAGACACAAAAGAAGAAGTAGGAGGCTGTGGCAATGTGCTCAAAGCTTTTCTTGACCATATaagtgagagagaaagggaaaattttcGTTCACGGAGACATGACAATGAAAATTCCATAACATTGACCACTATTCATCAG TCAAAAGGCTTAGAGTGGGACATTGTTTTCATAGTGAAG GCAAATGAATCTGAGATCCCACTTTTACATGAATTTGACGGTGCTACTACGGAGATTGGGACTTCTTTGGAG GAGGAAAGGCGCCTCTTATATGTGGCAATGACTCGTGCCCGAcggaaaattttcattttgtataTTATGATGGGCTCTAGTTGGCAG ATGTTGCAACCATCACGTTTTCTGAGAGAACTCCCAGTTCATCTTCTAGATGTTCAA ATTGAATTGAgtgcaaaagatttaaaaccAAAAGATCAAGTGACTTCAAAGGACAATACGGAAGTTCCCATTATTTTTACAAGAGAAATACAATGTCCTGATGCCGAACTGTTGCCCTGTGAGCACAGCTATCAGAATGACATGGCTGCCAAGGATTCAGGTGCTATGGTGGACATTTATGATGGAAATAGTTTCTTGAAAAG ATTTAATGTTGAGGACAGATCATTTGTTTCTCATATGTTCCATCAATGGGCCAAAAAGCAAGCATTTAAAGATCCCAAAAGGTTGCTTGATAAG GTTGGATTTGTGATTGATGAGCGGATGAGGGTCAATAAGAACAAGCACAAG GATCTCCTGCATGCATTGAAATCTTGCTTGAAGTCTGATGAAGCAATTCACTATGCACAATAT GTTTTGAGGTGGGAAGAAATGCCTGCTGTTGAACGTGCTCATTTGATGCGGGAGAAACAg GAGCACTTCTCAAAACTAAAGATAGAGAAGTCTATGGGTTCAGCAGCACCAACATCAAAGCAG ATGTCTTATCTGCAAAAGTTGGGATGTACAGTTGCCCCTGCATCACGCCTCCATGCTTCTAAACTGATTGAGCAGTACAAATCACTGTAA